Proteins from one Hoplias malabaricus isolate fHopMal1 chromosome 2, fHopMal1.hap1, whole genome shotgun sequence genomic window:
- the LOC136675807 gene encoding CD209 antigen-like protein E, which translates to MSRAERETLLSSIKNLTTERDQLKNSNQVVIKERDQLKSSYQDLTKEKEQINKALNANKSTNTDLLQRFGIKSLGSSYYYISDDSKTWSEARNVCKAKGADLLIINSKEEQEFIKKLNLYVWLGLTDAEKEGEWKWVDGSLLTNKFWKTGEPNDAHGDEDCVAFAETSDPLMTWNDIPCSYKAGWICEYTYAML; encoded by the exons ATGTcccgagcagagagagaaaccctCTTATCCAGCATCAAAAATCTGACTACAGAAAGAGATCAGCTAAAGAACAGCAATCAGGTCGTGATCAAGGAAAGGGATCAGCTGAAGAGCAGCTATCAGGACCTGACTAAGGAGAAAGAGCAGATAAATAAAGCTCTAAATGCAAATAAATCCACCAATACGGATCTATTACAACGATTCG GAATAAAGTCACTTGGAAGTAGCTATTACTACATCTCTGATGACTCCAAAACATGGAGTGAAGCCAGAAATGTTTGCAAAGCTAAAGGAGCAGATTTACTGATCATAAACAGCAAAGAGGAAcag GAGTTCATTAAAAAACTAAATCTATATGTCTGGCTTGGTTTAACTGATGCAGAAAAAGAAGGCGAGTGGAAGTGGGTGGATGGGTCACTACTGACCAATAA GTTCTGGAAAACTGGTGAACCCAATGATGCACATGGAGATGAGGACTGTGTTGCTTTTGCCGAGACTTCTGACCCACTGATGACATGGAATGATATACCCTGCTCTTACAAAGCAGGATGGATCTGTGAATATACATATGCTATGCTGTAA